The Nostoc sp. 'Lobaria pulmonaria (5183) cyanobiont' genome window below encodes:
- a CDS encoding NUDIX hydrolase encodes MSRKASKVFIQSGVIPYRVNNGKVEILLITTRDFQHWVIPKGDIPNGMSPPDSAAKEAWEEAGIIGQVDANELGTYKYRKQGKIYCVKMYLLSVDMLSEDYPEATKRKRQWVEVNKAIRRVKFNSLKRILKGFFQVKSQFCALRS; translated from the coding sequence ATGAGTCGAAAAGCCAGTAAAGTGTTTATACAGTCTGGGGTAATTCCTTACAGAGTGAACAATGGTAAAGTTGAAATCTTGCTAATTACAACCCGTGACTTTCAACACTGGGTGATTCCGAAAGGAGATATTCCTAATGGCATGAGTCCGCCTGATTCAGCAGCCAAAGAGGCGTGGGAAGAAGCAGGGATAATTGGGCAAGTAGATGCAAATGAACTGGGAACTTACAAGTATCGCAAACAAGGCAAAATTTACTGTGTCAAGATGTATTTATTATCAGTTGATATGCTAAGTGAAGATTATCCAGAAGCAACTAAAAGAAAACGTCAGTGGGTAGAAGTGAATAAAGCTATCAGGCGGGTTAAGTTTAATTCACTCAAACGAATCCTTAAAGGTTTTTTCCAGGTAAAATCTCAATTTTGTGCATTACGATCTTAA
- a CDS encoding caspase family protein: MVKVALLIGVSEYEPGLNPLPAAVKDVEAMQQVLLHPEMGGFTETDIMVLKNPQRQDMEEAIENLFVHRQKDDLLVLFFSGHGIKDDTGRLFLATRTTRKTPRGDLIRSSAVAASVVHESMSRSRSKRQVVILDSCFSGAFAEGLSAKDDGSVNIREQLGGEGRAVLTSSSSTQYSFEQQGSDLSIYTRYLIEGITTGAADLDEDGVVSIDELHEYASRKVREIQPTMKPEIYTSREGFKIRLTKVPQGDPKQKYRKEVARYSNRGDVSFVGRKILDALRSRLGLSEIEATAIEDEMLAVARQEFRQKLQQYERDFTEALQQTVALSEDDLNALRQNLQQILGLRNEDTMPIEAQVKARIEAYKRHLQHYRQSLAKAMRQEYPLSQPTRHQLQQMQQEWQLKDEDLTAIENSLTADMEAYRQKLQQFEQAFIRAVQQEYPLSQTNHNQLWQQQQLLGLKAEDIHPITARITTEREAYQQKLQQYEQVITQAIEHQFPFTEEIREELRRYQHVLEIRDEEVARIEQKVVRQRETNKPQIRQSNTYEPPVAQSYSINIDADTFLEEVKADEFPTQFLSRRVTQVIPETKPVKTSKLPLYWIVPLIFVLAAGFLGLFVKQLRSPLVASPIFSNPLQTQNPANPAIEATPTPRSLANLSLGWVIKTNNDISLGNNQSLPRGTFLEVIEKKSNPNPASGSFLMSMRVCANKTTQTPANPNNPAVTPSVPPNSKPLPATVLLNSSQVNRFGVVLQSDVPNPCRTVTQPPPPVTEPSDTSPT; encoded by the coding sequence ATGGTTAAGGTGGCGTTGCTGATTGGGGTGAGTGAATATGAGCCTGGGTTAAACCCGCTACCTGCTGCGGTAAAAGATGTTGAAGCGATGCAGCAAGTGCTATTACACCCAGAAATGGGCGGCTTTACTGAAACAGATATTATGGTGCTAAAAAATCCCCAGCGCCAAGATATGGAAGAAGCTATCGAAAATCTATTTGTCCATCGTCAAAAAGATGATCTGTTAGTTCTCTTTTTCTCTGGTCATGGCATTAAGGATGACACTGGCAGACTGTTCTTAGCAACCCGCACCACACGCAAAACTCCCAGAGGAGATTTAATTCGCTCATCGGCAGTAGCAGCCAGTGTTGTACATGAAAGCATGAGCCGCAGCCGTTCTAAACGGCAAGTGGTGATTCTCGACAGTTGCTTTAGTGGTGCTTTTGCTGAGGGTTTATCAGCCAAAGATGACGGGAGTGTAAATATCCGTGAGCAATTAGGAGGAGAGGGGCGAGCTGTTCTGACTTCATCCAGTTCAACTCAATATTCTTTTGAACAACAGGGATCAGACCTCTCAATTTATACCCGTTATTTGATTGAAGGAATCACAACTGGGGCGGCAGACCTAGATGAAGATGGCGTTGTCTCAATTGACGAGTTGCATGAGTATGCCAGCAGAAAAGTTAGAGAAATACAGCCGACGATGAAGCCAGAAATCTACACAAGTAGAGAAGGCTTTAAGATTCGACTTACAAAAGTTCCGCAAGGCGATCCTAAACAGAAGTATCGCAAAGAAGTGGCACGATACAGTAACCGTGGCGATGTTTCTTTTGTGGGTCGCAAGATTTTGGATGCGCTCAGAAGCCGCTTGGGATTATCCGAAATAGAAGCAACTGCAATTGAAGATGAGATGTTAGCAGTTGCTCGTCAGGAATTTAGACAAAAGTTACAGCAATACGAGCGGGACTTTACTGAAGCACTTCAGCAGACAGTAGCCCTAAGTGAAGATGATCTTAATGCACTAAGACAGAATCTTCAGCAAATTTTGGGGCTGAGGAATGAGGATACAATGCCAATTGAGGCGCAGGTTAAAGCAAGAATTGAAGCATATAAGCGACACCTTCAACACTACAGACAGTCGTTAGCTAAAGCAATGCGACAAGAGTATCCCCTAAGTCAACCTACTCGCCATCAATTGCAACAGATGCAGCAGGAATGGCAACTTAAGGATGAGGATTTAACTGCAATTGAAAACAGCTTGACAGCAGATATGGAGGCATATCGACAAAAGTTACAGCAGTTTGAGCAGGCATTTATCAGAGCAGTGCAGCAGGAATATCCTTTGAGCCAAACAAACCATAACCAACTGTGGCAACAGCAGCAACTTTTAGGTCTAAAAGCTGAAGATATTCACCCAATTACAGCCCGAATTACAACAGAAAGAGAGGCATATCAACAAAAATTGCAGCAGTATGAACAAGTAATAACTCAAGCAATTGAGCATCAGTTCCCGTTCACAGAAGAGATTCGTGAAGAGTTAAGGCGATATCAGCACGTTTTGGAAATTAGGGATGAAGAAGTAGCACGAATTGAACAAAAAGTTGTTCGACAAAGAGAGACAAATAAACCTCAAATTCGGCAATCAAATACTTATGAACCACCAGTAGCCCAATCATATTCAATTAATATAGATGCCGATACGTTTTTGGAAGAGGTAAAAGCAGATGAATTCCCGACTCAGTTTTTATCAAGGCGAGTAACTCAGGTAATTCCAGAAACTAAGCCAGTCAAAACTTCTAAATTACCCTTATATTGGATAGTTCCATTAATATTTGTGCTAGCAGCAGGTTTTTTAGGATTGTTCGTCAAGCAACTACGATCGCCATTAGTGGCCTCTCCAATTTTTTCTAATCCATTACAAACTCAAAACCCTGCCAACCCTGCCATTGAAGCGACACCTACACCGCGATCGCTGGCTAATCTTTCTCTTGGTTGGGTAATTAAAACCAATAATGACATCTCCTTGGGAAACAACCAATCACTTCCTCGTGGGACTTTTTTAGAAGTTATTGAGAAAAAATCAAATCCAAATCCTGCTTCTGGGAGTTTTTTGATGTCTATGCGAGTCTGTGCCAATAAAACTACACAAACTCCAGCTAATCCTAATAACCCAGCTGTAACTCCCTCAGTTCCACCAAATTCAAAACCTTTGCCAGCAACAGTATTGCTAAACTCCTCCCAAGTCAACCGTTTTGGCGTTGTTTTACAATCAGACGTACCAAATCCATGTAGAACTGTGACGCAACCGCCACCGCCAGTTACCGAACCATCTGACACCAGTCCAACTTAA
- a CDS encoding DUF411 domain-containing protein: MLHKQLIYCWQKWLLPIWMPATVQIVVLTLGVLSILGSTAPVSHAQAIFPTSIAGKAQLLSTTRHIEEQQTPSKSTVLNATVYRSPDCNCCGGWIAHLKAQGFKITDFSTPDIETVKQKYNVPDNLSSCHTAIVNGYVIEGHVPADDIKRLLQEKPNVVGLSVPQMPVGTPGMEMGNRKDAFSVLSFDRNNSVAVFNKYGGES; the protein is encoded by the coding sequence ATGTTGCACAAACAATTAATTTATTGCTGGCAAAAATGGTTACTTCCCATCTGGATGCCTGCTACTGTGCAAATAGTGGTTCTAACATTAGGGGTGTTGAGCATTTTGGGAAGTACTGCTCCTGTGAGTCATGCTCAAGCTATTTTTCCCACTTCTATTGCAGGTAAAGCTCAACTGTTAAGTACCACTAGGCACATCGAGGAGCAACAAACACCATCAAAATCAACAGTGCTAAATGCCACTGTGTATCGCAGTCCCGATTGTAACTGTTGTGGCGGGTGGATTGCTCACTTAAAGGCACAGGGTTTTAAAATCACAGATTTTTCTACGCCTGACATCGAAACAGTTAAACAAAAGTACAACGTGCCGGATAACTTGTCATCTTGCCACACAGCAATTGTTAATGGATATGTCATCGAAGGACACGTCCCAGCAGACGACATCAAACGTCTGCTTCAAGAAAAGCCAAATGTTGTTGGTTTATCTGTTCCTCAAATGCCTGTAGGCACACCTGGGATGGAGATGGGGAATCGAAAAGACGCGTTTTCTGTGCTTTCCTTCGATCGCAATAACTCAGTTGCAGTATTCAATAAGTATGGTGGTGAATCCTGA
- a CDS encoding class I SAM-dependent methyltransferase, with amino-acid sequence MQDSKQEINARASIDLEQRRNWYSPVADVYYNARPQYPKQLIERSVVLAQLDSDASILEVGCGPGNATVAFAQFGFSMTCIEPNQDFCRLAQRNCATYPNVAIYNTSFEEWELEAKQFNAVLSANAFHWIPSEIRYAKAATALRDNGFLILLWNLRPELKYEVYQAIEEVYQAYAPSLIRYEGAETQAEILRGFEQDILDSGYFKELVTEQIACEVTYSIDDFLKLLNTMSRLEPKAKELLFAGLREKLRNFGDSVHLSFLSAVHVAQKDG; translated from the coding sequence ATGCAAGACTCTAAACAAGAAATAAATGCCAGAGCTTCTATAGATTTAGAACAGCGAAGAAATTGGTATTCTCCCGTAGCTGATGTTTATTACAACGCCAGACCACAATATCCAAAGCAACTGATCGAGCGGTCTGTCGTTTTAGCCCAACTTGACTCAGATGCATCGATTCTTGAGGTCGGTTGTGGTCCAGGAAATGCGACGGTAGCTTTTGCTCAATTTGGTTTTTCAATGACGTGTATTGAGCCAAACCAGGATTTTTGTCGTTTGGCACAACGCAACTGTGCAACCTATCCAAACGTTGCAATCTACAACACCTCATTTGAGGAGTGGGAACTGGAAGCAAAACAGTTCAATGCCGTTCTATCTGCTAATGCCTTTCACTGGATACCGTCAGAAATTCGGTATGCCAAGGCAGCTACGGCATTACGCGACAACGGGTTTCTCATCTTACTATGGAATCTCAGACCTGAACTGAAATATGAAGTTTACCAAGCGATCGAGGAAGTGTATCAAGCCTATGCTCCTTCACTTATCCGGTATGAAGGTGCAGAAACTCAAGCGGAAATTTTGAGAGGGTTTGAACAAGACATTCTAGACTCTGGTTATTTTAAGGAGTTGGTAACTGAGCAAATCGCGTGTGAGGTGACGTACAGCATCGATGACTTCCTTAAGTTATTAAATACCATGAGCAGACTGGAGCCAAAGGCGAAGGAGTTGCTATTTGCAGGATTGCGGGAAAAGCTGAGGAACTTTGGAGACAGTGTACACCTCTCGTTTCTTTCTGCCGTTCACGTTGCCCAAAAAGATGGATAA
- a CDS encoding bromodomain-containing protein → MDWKYRWKNGYRPSRDEAAKNPHLLDESQFENEQDRKLAEETTRKHLGVPAATLDEDQSILPHAASPNGKV, encoded by the coding sequence ATGGACTGGAAGTACAGGTGGAAAAATGGCTATCGACCTAGCCGAGATGAAGCGGCAAAAAATCCTCATTTGTTAGATGAGAGTCAGTTCGAAAACGAACAAGACCGAAAGCTTGCTGAAGAAACTACAAGGAAGCATTTGGGCGTACCAGCAGCAACTTTAGATGAAGATCAATCTATACTACCTCATGCAGCTTCGCCTAATGGCAAGGTTTAA
- a CDS encoding alpha/beta hydrolase, which produces MQIYQLFSRLNNKKFTKLLTQAVAVGVGAIVLLSTTNANAAEQVVLKYGTFQGQISVEELSQFTETGKTTPTLRAYLQAAQQDPAVARKALKAPIKADAAFLNSLLASWAGPILVNQIGEVVHPPAGQLDQQALRSALSASIKQNGEVTLLGAIQNYPNTSVELEGDRLISVYERLSNLAELL; this is translated from the coding sequence ATGCAGATTTATCAACTTTTTAGTCGATTAAACAATAAAAAATTTACTAAGTTACTCACTCAGGCAGTAGCTGTAGGTGTAGGCGCTATTGTTCTATTATCAACTACTAATGCTAATGCTGCCGAGCAAGTCGTTTTAAAGTATGGTACTTTTCAGGGGCAAATATCTGTTGAAGAATTAAGTCAGTTTACAGAAACTGGCAAAACTACCCCAACATTAAGAGCTTATTTACAGGCGGCGCAACAAGACCCCGCAGTAGCTCGTAAGGCACTAAAAGCCCCAATAAAAGCTGATGCTGCCTTTTTAAATAGCTTACTAGCTAGTTGGGCAGGGCCAATTTTAGTTAACCAAATTGGTGAGGTAGTTCACCCTCCCGCAGGACAACTAGATCAGCAGGCACTGCGAAGTGCTTTAAGTGCATCTATTAAACAAAATGGTGAAGTTACACTACTTGGAGCCATTCAGAATTATCCAAATACTTCTGTTGAACTTGAAGGAGATCGTCTCATCTCTGTTTATGAACGTCTAAGCAATCTTGCAGAACTCTTATAA
- a CDS encoding DUF2281 domain-containing protein: MINIILDIVKAQNKIIMLKEQITQELEKLPEPLLQEILDFVQFLQAKYQKEKTLEITIMSESSLQKDWLRSEENTALQDL, translated from the coding sequence ATGATAAATATTATTTTAGATATTGTCAAAGCACAAAATAAAATAATTATGCTTAAAGAACAGATTACACAAGAGCTAGAAAAATTACCTGAACCTCTGTTACAAGAAATTTTAGATTTTGTTCAGTTCTTACAAGCCAAGTACCAAAAAGAAAAAACCTTAGAAATTACCATTATGAGTGAATCATCACTGCAAAAAGATTGGTTAAGATCAGAGGAAAATACAGCATTGCAGGATTTGTAA
- a CDS encoding HdeD family acid-resistance protein: MTSDVSRDTNKNVNGSLITGVLLSILGVIAIAAPNFATIFAETWIAAILIFAGFTKLVYATQTRERGGFVWKLLLSGLYIATGIMLFVYPYTGVLTLTLLLGTFLLTEGTFELILAFKLRPQENWTWPLANGIITLVLGAMIWFQWPFNAPWLIGTLVGVSIIFTGISRVMLALSGRSTLTAELP; encoded by the coding sequence ATGACAAGCGATGTTTCTAGAGATACTAACAAGAATGTGAATGGGTCCCTGATAACAGGTGTTCTCTTGAGTATTTTAGGGGTTATTGCGATCGCAGCGCCTAATTTCGCCACCATATTTGCCGAAACTTGGATTGCCGCGATTTTGATTTTCGCCGGATTTACAAAACTAGTTTATGCCACTCAAACCCGCGAAAGAGGGGGTTTTGTTTGGAAACTTCTCTTGAGTGGACTTTATATTGCAACCGGCATTATGCTGTTTGTTTACCCTTATACGGGTGTTCTTACATTGACTCTGTTACTTGGCACATTTTTGTTGACTGAAGGCACATTCGAGTTAATTCTGGCATTCAAGTTGCGTCCACAAGAAAACTGGACGTGGCCATTAGCTAATGGCATTATTACCCTCGTGTTAGGTGCAATGATTTGGTTCCAGTGGCCCTTCAATGCACCCTGGCTGATTGGGACATTAGTTGGTGTCAGCATTATTTTCACCGGCATTTCACGTGTAATGCTGGCGTTGAGTGGGCGTTCTACTTTAACTGCGGAACTACCTTAA
- a CDS encoding glycoside hydrolase family 10 protein, with product MVSIATPFSDIQNHWARSFITALAQRGIVNGLPNGTYRPDNSLTRAEFAAIIANAFGTVSKKRQYIPFIDVPTNYWAAAAIKTAYEKAFISGFPDKTFRSANRITRVEVLVSLVGGLEIATKVKPDLLSKLSQIYEDSILIPEYGRNHVAIATSAGLVVSFPNIKLLNPNLAATRADVAVIIYQALVYLGQAEKIASSYLVQPPILTPTPIPTPTPTPTPTPTPTPTPTPVNSVRVNHSREFRGAWVVSVWNGDWPSKPGLSVAEQKAELTEIITKLQALNFNALIFQVRPEGDALYESRLEPWSAWITGTQGKAPEPFYDPLAFAIAECHKHNLELHAWFNPYRASTSTDPAKTVRPHIAATNPESVYLWKTQRWMDPGLKIVQDRAYNVIIDVVKRYDVDGIHLDDYFYPYPIEGQPFPDDKTYAAYKAAGGTLSLGDWRRDNVNKMVQRLWQGIKTTKPDVKFGISPFGIYRPGQPAGITGLDAYNVLYADSKKWLEEGWIDYIAPQLYWRTDQPQQSYPALLKWWTQVNTKQRHVYAGNNLTEPSNKSRESDEIEKQVKISRSQAGQLSLGNIFFNLSVLTENSQGIADKFQSLLYNKPALPPTLPWQDTTPPSPPIGLQVNNRKLSWQPGDNQPVRSWTLYRLSGDTWTIGRILSAGTTFATVQQAGTYAVCAVNRLANESVGTVITVS from the coding sequence ATGGTATCTATTGCTACTCCATTCTCTGATATTCAAAACCATTGGGCACGCTCATTTATTACAGCTTTAGCCCAACGCGGTATTGTCAATGGGTTGCCTAATGGCACTTATCGCCCCGATAATTCACTTACCCGTGCTGAATTTGCCGCCATCATCGCCAATGCATTTGGGACAGTTTCCAAGAAGCGGCAGTATATTCCCTTTATTGATGTACCTACGAATTATTGGGCAGCAGCCGCCATTAAAACAGCTTACGAAAAAGCATTTATTAGCGGGTTTCCTGATAAAACTTTCCGTTCTGCTAACCGAATTACTAGAGTAGAAGTCTTGGTTTCCTTGGTAGGAGGCTTAGAAATTGCCACTAAGGTAAAACCTGACCTTCTTTCAAAACTCTCACAAATTTATGAAGATTCTATTCTGATTCCTGAGTATGGTAGAAATCACGTAGCTATTGCCACCAGCGCTGGCTTGGTGGTTAGTTTCCCAAATATCAAATTACTCAATCCTAATCTCGCAGCTACCCGTGCAGATGTGGCAGTGATTATTTATCAAGCTTTGGTATATTTAGGTCAGGCAGAAAAAATTGCCTCTAGTTACCTAGTACAGCCGCCAATATTAACGCCCACGCCGATACCGACACCAACTCCAACCCCAACACCCACACCAACTCCAACACCAACACCCACACCTGTCAATAGCGTTAGGGTAAATCATAGCCGGGAGTTCCGGGGAGCATGGGTAGTATCTGTGTGGAATGGTGATTGGCCTTCCAAACCGGGACTTTCTGTTGCTGAACAAAAAGCAGAACTTACCGAGATTATTACTAAATTACAAGCGCTAAACTTCAATGCTCTGATTTTCCAGGTGCGACCAGAGGGAGACGCTTTGTATGAATCTAGATTAGAGCCTTGGAGTGCTTGGATTACAGGAACTCAAGGGAAAGCACCAGAACCATTTTACGATCCTTTAGCGTTTGCGATCGCAGAATGTCATAAGCATAATCTTGAACTCCATGCTTGGTTTAACCCTTACCGCGCTAGCACTTCCACCGACCCAGCGAAAACAGTCCGTCCCCACATCGCAGCTACCAATCCAGAAAGCGTTTATTTGTGGAAAACTCAGCGCTGGATGGACCCAGGACTAAAAATAGTTCAAGACAGGGCGTATAACGTAATTATCGATGTAGTAAAACGCTACGATGTTGATGGCATTCACTTAGATGATTATTTCTATCCATATCCCATTGAGGGACAACCTTTCCCCGATGATAAAACCTACGCTGCATATAAAGCAGCTGGTGGTACACTCAGCCTTGGCGACTGGCGACGCGACAATGTTAATAAAATGGTACAGCGCCTTTGGCAGGGGATTAAAACAACCAAACCCGACGTTAAATTTGGTATCAGTCCTTTTGGGATTTATCGCCCTGGACAACCCGCTGGTATTACTGGGTTGGATGCTTACAATGTGCTGTATGCTGACTCAAAGAAATGGTTAGAAGAAGGCTGGATTGATTATATCGCTCCTCAACTTTACTGGCGCACAGACCAACCACAACAAAGTTATCCAGCGTTGCTAAAGTGGTGGACACAGGTAAACACAAAGCAAAGACACGTTTACGCTGGCAACAATCTGACAGAACCAAGCAACAAGAGTCGAGAGAGTGATGAGATTGAAAAACAGGTGAAAATTAGTCGTAGCCAAGCTGGACAGTTATCACTGGGGAATATCTTCTTTAATCTCAGTGTTTTGACAGAAAATAGTCAGGGCATTGCTGATAAATTTCAAAGTCTACTTTATAACAAACCTGCGCTACCGCCAACTTTGCCTTGGCAGGATACAACACCACCATCTCCACCCATTGGACTACAAGTCAATAACCGCAAACTGAGTTGGCAGCCTGGAGATAATCAGCCAGTTCGCTCCTGGACACTTTATCGGCTGAGTGGCGATACTTGGACAATTGGGCGAATTTTGTCTGCTGGCACAACCTTTGCTACCGTCCAACAAGCCGGAACCTATGCCGTTTGTGCAGTGAATAGATTAGCCAACGAGAGTGTGGGAACAGTTATTACAGTTAGTTGA
- a CDS encoding GH25 family lysozyme produces the protein MEGIDVADQDGRVDWTAVKNSGKTFAFVKATEGASIKDSAFAHHWQTMKAVGIIRGAYHFFHPHTSDPVQQAKEFLKTLGKLEPGDLPPVLDVEVTDKVNSQAVINAAKQWLAEVEKALLQQTKKPIKPIIYTFPSFWTELGNPSDFANYPLWIAHYGTRNPTIPGAWQGQYLIHQYEGDISGVTGVSGRADLNRFNGLQLGDSGLRVKQLQQQLKDIGLYTDAIDGRFSESVKNAIVSFQTSKKLQADGIVGIKTWVALLWI, from the coding sequence ATGGAAGGAATTGATGTTGCCGATCAAGATGGCAGAGTAGATTGGACGGCAGTAAAAAACTCTGGTAAAACTTTTGCGTTTGTCAAAGCCACAGAAGGAGCTAGCATCAAAGATTCTGCTTTTGCTCATCACTGGCAAACCATGAAAGCTGTTGGTATTATTCGGGGTGCTTATCATTTTTTTCACCCTCATACATCTGACCCGGTTCAGCAAGCAAAGGAATTCTTAAAAACGCTGGGCAAATTAGAACCAGGAGACTTACCACCAGTCCTAGATGTAGAGGTAACTGACAAAGTAAATAGTCAAGCTGTAATTAATGCAGCCAAACAGTGGTTGGCAGAGGTAGAAAAAGCCCTTCTACAACAAACAAAAAAACCAATCAAACCAATTATTTATACCTTCCCCAGTTTCTGGACAGAACTTGGTAATCCATCTGATTTTGCTAATTATCCGTTATGGATTGCCCACTATGGAACTAGAAACCCAACGATTCCTGGTGCTTGGCAGGGACAATATTTAATCCATCAATATGAAGGTGATATATCTGGTGTAACTGGTGTTAGTGGTCGAGCCGATTTGAATAGATTTAATGGATTGCAGCTAGGAGATTCTGGGCTGAGAGTAAAACAATTACAACAGCAATTAAAAGATATTGGATTATATACTGATGCCATTGATGGGCGTTTTTCTGAGTCAGTTAAGAATGCAATTGTTAGTTTCCAAACATCTAAGAAATTGCAGGCTGATGGAATTGTCGGTATAAAAACTTGGGTAGCTTTACTATGGATTTAA
- the pip gene encoding prolyl aminopeptidase, translated as MRELYPAIEPYLEGSLQVSDLHTIHFEESGNPQGQPIVLLHGGPGGGCPAFYRQYFHPEKWRLVMFDQRGCGQSTPHAELRENTTWDLVSDIEKLRQHLGIEKWAVFGGSWGSTLSLAYSQTHPSRCTGLILRGIFMLRQKELRWFYQEGASYIFPDAWEEYLKPIPIDERNDLIAAYYKQLTNPDLEIQLTAARAWSIWEASTSRLFLDPELMQKFGESEFASAFARIECHYFMNKGFFETEDQLLINVDRIRHIPAVIVQGRYDVVCPMTSAWELHRAWPEAEFIVVPDAGHSMSEPGICSALIEATDNI; from the coding sequence ATGCGAGAACTTTACCCAGCGATCGAGCCTTACTTAGAAGGTAGTTTACAAGTTTCCGACCTTCATACTATCCATTTTGAAGAGTCAGGAAACCCGCAAGGTCAACCCATCGTTTTGCTGCATGGGGGCCCTGGTGGTGGATGTCCAGCTTTTTATCGGCAATATTTCCACCCAGAAAAATGGCGGTTAGTCATGTTTGACCAGCGCGGTTGTGGTCAAAGTACTCCCCATGCCGAATTACGAGAAAACACCACTTGGGATTTAGTCAGTGATATTGAAAAACTGCGCCAACATTTAGGTATAGAAAAGTGGGCGGTTTTCGGTGGTAGTTGGGGTAGCACTTTATCATTAGCCTACAGTCAAACCCATCCCTCTCGATGCACGGGATTAATTCTGCGTGGGATTTTTATGCTGAGACAAAAGGAGTTGCGCTGGTTCTACCAAGAGGGTGCTAGCTATATTTTTCCTGATGCTTGGGAAGAATATCTCAAACCAATTCCTATAGATGAACGTAACGATCTGATCGCAGCATATTACAAGCAATTGACCAATCCAGATTTAGAAATTCAATTAACAGCAGCGCGTGCTTGGTCAATTTGGGAAGCTAGTACTAGTAGACTTTTCTTAGACCCAGAACTCATGCAAAAGTTTGGCGAAAGTGAATTTGCTTCCGCTTTTGCTCGGATTGAATGCCATTACTTTATGAATAAAGGATTTTTTGAAACAGAAGATCAATTACTTATAAATGTAGACCGCATCCGCCATATTCCGGCTGTAATTGTTCAGGGGCGCTATGATGTAGTCTGCCCGATGACATCAGCTTGGGAATTACATCGCGCTTGGCCAGAAGCAGAATTTATAGTGGTTCCTGATGCCGGACATTCGATGAGTGAACCAGGGATTTGCAGTGCTTTGATTGAAGCAACAGATAATATTTAA
- a CDS encoding DUF4232 domain-containing protein: protein MESSLLLLLTAVTTGCVGSPSVTKQTQALPTITEQPTKEAVLTSTPTPTEKTTENSTPEATTATNPRRCETSQLSVRRVSEDAGVGNVAITYNFTNNGSSPCSLYGYPGLGLLDAKDQPLQGIKVIRSQDTYFSSKQLRQQVTLAPGKQASFQIAYNHISSPEKNCPMSSKIQITPPNAYDRFTLTEQIKPCTGKVRVTPVRAANTQP from the coding sequence ATGGAAAGCAGTCTGTTATTGCTCCTGACTGCGGTGACAACTGGCTGTGTTGGTTCTCCCTCTGTTACCAAACAGACACAAGCCTTACCAACAATCACTGAACAGCCGACGAAAGAAGCTGTGTTGACCTCAACACCCACACCGACTGAAAAAACTACAGAAAATTCTACCCCTGAAGCCACTACTGCCACAAATCCGAGGCGCTGTGAAACTAGTCAATTGTCAGTGCGCCGAGTCTCTGAAGATGCTGGCGTTGGGAATGTTGCAATTACCTATAACTTCACCAATAACGGCTCATCTCCTTGTAGCCTCTACGGTTATCCAGGATTGGGACTACTGGATGCAAAAGATCAACCTTTGCAGGGAATTAAAGTTATTCGCTCCCAGGACACTTACTTTTCAAGTAAGCAACTTCGACAACAAGTAACTCTAGCTCCTGGAAAACAAGCCTCATTTCAGATAGCATACAACCACATTAGTTCCCCGGAGAAAAACTGCCCAATGTCTAGTAAAATTCAAATCACACCTCCTAATGCTTACGATCGCTTTACCCTTACAGAACAAATCAAGCCTTGTACAGGCAAAGTTAGAGTGACTCCAGTACGAGCCGCTAACACTCAACCCTAG
- a CDS encoding type II toxin-antitoxin system PemK/MazF family toxin: MVKIRGKYSIAGFVKGHVVIVPFPFSDLTDIKRRPALVIAILQGDDLILCQITSQAVGDIYAIQLDNIDFSYGRLNQPSNIRPNRIFTADKQIVLYQAGQIKLEKLTEVINKIIEIIQYSNP, encoded by the coding sequence TTGGTTAAGATCAGAGGAAAATACAGCATTGCAGGATTTGTAAAAGGACATGTTGTTATTGTTCCATTTCCATTTTCAGACTTAACTGATATAAAACGCAGACCAGCTTTAGTTATTGCTATTCTTCAGGGAGATGATCTGATTCTTTGCCAAATTACTAGCCAAGCTGTTGGCGATATCTATGCCATTCAACTAGATAATATTGATTTTAGCTACGGTCGATTAAATCAGCCAAGTAATATTAGACCAAATCGAATTTTTACTGCCGATAAACAAATTGTTTTATATCAAGCAGGTCAAATAAAACTTGAAAAATTAACAGAGGTTATTAATAAAATTATTGAAATTATACAGTACTCAAACCCGTAG